A region of the Phaeodactylum tricornutum CCAP 1055/1 chromosome 1, whole genome shotgun sequence genome:
TTCCCGGCCTGATTGTTGGCCCCGATCACGGTCGCTTTCCACCCACTGTAATTACCAGACGGATCCGACTGATACAATTGAAAGCCAAAGTGTTCATCGTAACCCGCGAACAAGAATGCTACTCCAAACGGGCGGAGTCCACCACGCTGCGTGTAAAACTGTTTGTAATTGCAGACGTGTTCCACAAGCTGCTCCACCGGAATGGGTTCCTGATACTGATACTGGTATCGTCCCGCCCGCAGGCGGGCTTGCTCAATCAAAATGTTCGCATCGGCCGTTAAACCCGCGACATTGCAGGCGGCATGAGCGGCCAAGGGATACGTCTTTTCGGATGTCTTGGAAGGTGCCAGTAGACCGGACGTAATGCGGCGTTCCGAAGCCATGACAATGCCGTCCCGGGCAAGGATCCCCACGCAAGTACCGGCGTTGTTGATCGCTTCAATCGCGTATTCAACCTGATGCAGACGACCTTCCGGCGAGAAGGTCGTAGTGGAACTATCGTAACGTCGAGCCATTGTTAACAGTGATTCTTGGTGATAAAGAGTAGAATTGGGATGCTACCGATATCAGGAGGCGCTTttgaactgactgtgaatacggCTACCATTCAGCAGCGCTGTCAGTCAAAAACTTCATGAAGGTGAAAGGAAGTCTTGGAGACGATTCAGGCGGAACCCTCGCGAAAGATGTACCAACCCGGAAGTAAGAATCGGTTGTTGAAACCATGATATGATGTCGTTTTAAATTGCAAAATTTAGCTCCGAATTTTGAAAGTTACCTTTTGACGGACTATAACGCCGTCTCTCGATCGGCATCAATTGACTTTTTTCGAACGTCGATGGGCGAGAGACGACATCG
Encoded here:
- a CDS encoding predicted protein, with translation MARRYDSSTTTFSPEGRLHQVEYAIEAINNAGTCVGILARDGIVMASERRITSGLLAPSKTSEKTYPLAAHAACNVAGLTADANILIEQARLRAGRYQYQYQEPIPVEQLVEHVCNYKQFYTQRGGLRPFGVAFLFAGYDEHFGFQLYQSDPSGNYSGWKATVIGANNQAGKSILKTEYQKDSSDDMAEGDEPVVPTVEECLKLAVKVLNKTMDGTGAAAAEKMELFTMRLDENKQCVHHILTKDEAQAVLEQVEAESAAAGDS